The following are encoded in a window of Thermonema lapsum genomic DNA:
- a CDS encoding site-specific tyrosine recombinase: MTEKLAKKWDVYIERFKNYLSAERSFSAHSVQAYVRDVRKLKEYALEVLTPPADPFHLNTEQLSGFLYYLNRDQQIAERSQARILSGIKAFYRFLQLEDLIIEDPAVLLETPKLGRRLPDTLSVKEIDAILGAIDLSTDEGVRNRAMLEVLYSCGLRVSELTELKIRNIYWEIGFLKVVGKGDKERFVPIGSSARKHLQIYLDTVRRHVKETKGHEEYVFLNRWGRKLTRVYVFTLIKELAKAVGIQKKVSPHTFRHSFATHLIEGGADLRAVQEMLGHQSITTTEVYIHLDMDYLRDTVQRFHPRNHIKESTNSQPQKAND, encoded by the coding sequence ATGACGGAAAAGCTTGCCAAAAAATGGGATGTGTACATAGAACGCTTTAAAAACTACCTGTCGGCAGAGCGTTCTTTTTCAGCTCACTCGGTGCAAGCCTATGTGCGCGATGTGCGTAAGTTGAAAGAATATGCATTGGAAGTGCTGACGCCTCCTGCCGACCCTTTTCATTTGAACACCGAGCAACTGTCTGGTTTTTTGTATTACCTCAACCGCGACCAACAGATAGCAGAGCGCTCGCAAGCGCGTATTCTATCAGGCATCAAAGCTTTTTACCGTTTTTTGCAGCTCGAAGACTTAATTATTGAGGACCCAGCAGTATTACTTGAAACCCCCAAGTTGGGGCGGCGCCTGCCCGATACGCTTAGTGTGAAAGAAATCGATGCTATTCTTGGAGCAATAGACCTTTCTACCGATGAGGGCGTGCGCAACAGAGCCATGCTGGAAGTGCTTTATAGTTGTGGCTTGCGGGTATCAGAACTTACCGAGCTGAAAATAAGAAACATCTACTGGGAAATAGGCTTTCTGAAAGTGGTTGGTAAAGGCGATAAAGAGCGCTTTGTGCCTATAGGCAGCAGTGCACGCAAGCACTTGCAAATTTATCTAGACACGGTGCGCCGCCATGTAAAAGAAACAAAGGGACATGAAGAATATGTTTTCTTGAATCGCTGGGGGCGCAAGCTGACCCGCGTGTATGTTTTCACGCTCATCAAAGAATTGGCAAAGGCGGTTGGCATTCAAAAAAAAGTAAGCCCACATACCTTTCGCCATTCTTTTGCTACCCATCTTATCGAAGGAGGTGCCGACTTGCGTGCGGTGCAAGAAATGTTGGGGCACCAATCTATCACCACCACCGAGGTGTATATCCACTTAGATATGGACTACCTGCGCGATACAGTTCAGCGTTTTCACCCACGCAACCACATCAAAGAGTCAACCAACAGCCAGCCCCAAAAAGCGAACGATTAG
- a CDS encoding bifunctional nuclease family protein, whose protein sequence is MQVELEILGLSNSQAQTGSFALILGEVNGKRRLPIIIGMFEAQAIAIEIEKIRPNRPMTHDLFRSLAEAFDISVQKVIISDLREGVFYAQLICERDGQMEVIDARPSDAIAIAIRFDAPIFAEESVMDEAGIVIHDESEESMEEVAAGQRSESFEEQLKHTPTDQLQKMLEEALEKEDYERAAKIRDELNRRN, encoded by the coding sequence GTGCAAGTAGAGTTAGAAATATTAGGTTTATCGAACAGTCAGGCGCAAACGGGCTCTTTTGCGCTCATCTTGGGCGAAGTAAACGGCAAGCGTCGTCTGCCCATCATTATCGGCATGTTCGAGGCGCAGGCTATTGCCATAGAAATAGAGAAGATACGCCCCAATCGTCCGATGACCCACGACCTGTTTCGCAGTTTAGCAGAGGCGTTCGATATATCGGTGCAGAAAGTCATCATCTCGGATTTGCGCGAAGGTGTTTTTTATGCCCAACTCATTTGTGAGCGCGACGGACAAATGGAAGTAATAGATGCTCGTCCGTCTGATGCCATTGCCATTGCCATACGCTTCGACGCCCCCATATTTGCTGAAGAATCGGTAATGGACGAAGCTGGCATCGTGATTCATGATGAAAGTGAAGAAAGCATGGAAGAAGTAGCTGCCGGTCAGCGCTCCGAGAGCTTCGAAGAACAGCTGAAACACACCCCCACCGACCAGCTCCAAAAGATGCTCGAAGAAGCCTTAGAAAAAGAAGACTACGAGCGGGCTGCCAAGATAAGAGACGAGCTGAACCGTCGCAACTAA
- a CDS encoding electron transfer flavoprotein subunit alpha/FixB family protein: protein MSVLIFVETNEGKVKPSSLEAVAYGAKVADMLGSSATALVLGELAQEELESIGGYGAKKVMHAADSRLNQINLLAYAEALAQAVEASGAKVLVMAKSSLGDPVAARVAGRFKAAFAGNVIELPTKEGEHLKVKRSVYTGKAFAYTILKGEKQIIAIKKNILAIEKTDAKATVEAFTPTLDDALFSRVKTVKVEKASDEISLPEADIVVSGGRGLKGPENWGMIEELAKVLGAATGCSKPVSDMGWRPHHEHVGQTGVKVSPNLYIAVGISGAIQHLAGVNSSKNIVVINKDPEAPFFKAADYGIVGDAFEVVPKLTEALKKRLGK from the coding sequence ATGTCAGTTTTAATATTTGTAGAAACCAACGAAGGCAAAGTAAAGCCTTCTTCTTTAGAAGCTGTGGCTTATGGTGCCAAAGTAGCCGACATGCTCGGTAGCAGCGCTACTGCTCTGGTGTTGGGCGAGTTGGCACAAGAAGAGCTGGAATCTATTGGCGGATACGGCGCAAAAAAAGTAATGCATGCAGCCGACAGCCGCCTCAATCAAATCAACCTGCTGGCTTATGCCGAAGCCTTAGCACAAGCCGTAGAAGCCAGTGGTGCAAAAGTGCTTGTCATGGCTAAGTCTTCTTTGGGCGACCCTGTAGCTGCACGTGTAGCCGGTCGTTTCAAAGCTGCCTTTGCCGGTAATGTGATAGAATTGCCCACCAAAGAAGGCGAACACTTGAAAGTAAAACGCAGCGTATATACTGGCAAAGCCTTTGCTTACACCATTCTGAAAGGCGAAAAGCAAATCATTGCCATCAAGAAAAACATTCTGGCTATAGAAAAAACAGATGCCAAAGCAACGGTTGAGGCGTTTACTCCCACCTTAGATGATGCTCTTTTCAGCCGCGTGAAGACGGTAAAAGTAGAAAAAGCCAGCGACGAAATATCGCTGCCCGAAGCCGACATTGTAGTATCGGGTGGTCGTGGTTTGAAAGGTCCCGAAAACTGGGGCATGATTGAAGAGCTGGCGAAAGTGCTGGGTGCAGCCACCGGTTGCTCCAAGCCTGTATCGGACATGGGATGGCGCCCGCACCACGAACACGTAGGGCAAACAGGGGTGAAAGTAAGCCCCAACTTGTATATAGCTGTGGGGATTTCGGGAGCCATTCAGCACCTTGCCGGGGTAAACTCCTCTAAAAACATCGTGGTTATCAACAAAGACCCCGAAGCGCCTTTCTTCAAAGCAGCCGACTATGGCATTGTGGGTGATGCTTTTGAAGTAGTGCCTAAATTGACCGAAGCACTTAAAAAACGCTTGGGCAAGTAA
- a CDS encoding electron transfer flavoprotein subunit beta/FixA family protein: MKILVCITHVPDTTTKIKFTPDNKQLDKAGVQFVIGPYDDYALSRAIDLKNELNATVTILNVGTSETEPTIRKALALGADDAIRIDAEPTDSYFVAQQIAAVAKQNNYDLILMGRESIDFNGGVVHGIVGEMLGIPALSPIMKLDIEGRVAKMAREIEGGKEYLEAELPLVLGCQEPIAEWKIPNMRGIMSARTKPLQVLPPFAEDVLTETDRFELPPPRKECKFIDPENVEELVDLLQNEAKVL; this comes from the coding sequence ATGAAAATATTAGTGTGTATTACGCATGTTCCGGACACCACCACCAAAATTAAATTCACTCCGGACAATAAGCAACTCGACAAAGCAGGCGTGCAGTTTGTGATTGGTCCTTACGATGATTATGCACTTTCCCGTGCCATAGATTTGAAAAACGAACTGAACGCAACAGTAACCATTCTGAACGTGGGTACTTCTGAAACAGAGCCTACCATCCGCAAGGCTTTGGCACTGGGTGCTGACGATGCCATCCGCATCGATGCCGAGCCCACCGACTCTTACTTCGTAGCCCAACAAATTGCAGCCGTTGCCAAACAAAACAACTACGACCTGATTTTGATGGGACGCGAGTCTATTGACTTCAACGGTGGCGTAGTGCACGGCATCGTGGGTGAAATGCTGGGCATTCCGGCGTTGTCGCCTATCATGAAGCTCGACATTGAAGGGCGGGTAGCCAAGATGGCACGCGAAATAGAAGGGGGTAAAGAATACCTCGAAGCCGAGCTGCCGCTGGTGCTGGGCTGTCAAGAGCCTATTGCCGAGTGGAAAATCCCTAACATGCGCGGCATCATGTCGGCGCGTACCAAGCCCCTGCAAGTATTGCCTCCATTTGCAGAGGATGTACTAACCGAAACCGACCGATTTGAGTTGCCTCCGCCGCGCAAAGAGTGCAAGTTCATCGACCCCGAAAACGTAGAAGAACTTGTTGACCTGCTGCAAAACGAAGCCAAAGTACTCTAA
- a CDS encoding tetratricopeptide repeat protein has translation MHDERIRKLEEMLQVSPDDPFLYYALAMEYYEAMPEKALQYLEHLQQNFPDYAPTYYPLAHLHWNMGQPARARAAFEQGIEICRRVGENKLLTELQTAFRSFLLEEE, from the coding sequence ATGCATGACGAACGTATAAGAAAATTAGAAGAAATGCTGCAAGTCTCGCCCGATGACCCTTTTCTTTACTATGCCTTAGCGATGGAATATTACGAGGCTATGCCCGAAAAAGCGCTTCAATACCTTGAACACTTGCAGCAGAATTTTCCGGACTATGCACCTACTTATTATCCCTTGGCACATTTGCATTGGAACATGGGGCAGCCGGCACGGGCACGTGCCGCATTTGAGCAGGGCATAGAGATATGTCGCAGGGTAGGGGAGAACAAACTTTTGACAGAATTGCAAACGGCTTTCCGCTCTTTCTTGTTAGAAGAGGAGTAA
- a CDS encoding RluA family pseudouridine synthase, whose protein sequence is MGKFFRIEDMLLFEDEHYIVINKPPFLSSLDERFDVDRKVSVLSLVRDYHKGAQLCHRLDKETSGALVIAKHPEAYRHMAIQFEHREVKKEYHAVAEGVHAFENRVVNLPIFPKPQKGIVRIDWAQGKPAITVFNTLRNYRDYTLVQCFPVTGRLHQIRIHLASIGAPIVCDETYGGHWLYLSQLKPRYNLKKDSEELPVIQRFALHAHKITFQNMDATLVEVEAPYPKDFAVLLKHLEHWNS, encoded by the coding sequence ATGGGAAAGTTCTTTCGAATAGAGGATATGCTTCTCTTTGAAGATGAGCATTATATTGTCATCAATAAACCCCCATTTTTATCCAGCTTGGACGAGCGTTTTGATGTTGACCGCAAGGTGAGTGTTTTGTCTTTGGTGCGAGACTATCATAAAGGGGCACAGTTGTGTCATCGTTTAGACAAAGAGACATCCGGCGCCTTGGTGATTGCCAAGCATCCCGAAGCCTATCGCCATATGGCGATTCAGTTTGAGCATCGCGAGGTAAAGAAAGAGTATCATGCTGTAGCAGAAGGTGTGCATGCTTTTGAAAATCGGGTGGTGAACCTACCTATTTTCCCTAAACCTCAGAAGGGTATCGTGCGCATTGACTGGGCACAAGGGAAGCCCGCCATTACTGTTTTTAATACCCTGCGCAATTACCGCGACTACACGTTGGTTCAGTGCTTCCCCGTAACCGGACGCTTGCACCAAATACGCATTCATTTGGCGAGCATTGGTGCCCCCATTGTGTGCGACGAGACCTACGGTGGGCATTGGCTGTATTTGTCGCAGTTGAAACCACGCTACAATTTGAAAAAAGACAGCGAAGAGCTGCCGGTCATTCAGCGCTTTGCTTTGCATGCGCATAAAATAACATTTCAGAACATGGACGCTACCCTTGTGGAAGTGGAAGCCCCCTATCCCAAAGACTTTGCCGTGTTGCTAAAACATCTCGAGCATTGGAATTCATGA
- a CDS encoding ABC transporter permease: MFPSIRTLRWASWVATRLRQRAADRQAFSRTATRIATATLATGIAIALLSFAVLLGFKLQIQQKLFAFHGHARIIKFSNNRSFEPPPLNTQRPCLDSIRHLPGIRHLQHYIEKAAVLRANDEVLGVVLKGIGQDFDSTYFAPNLVVGRLPTRHGPKEALEVVVSQYIAKALRVQIGDTLLVAFIQQPPRFRKMTIVGVYDTGLTLFDEHFLLADIRLLQKLNDWDKHTVTGIEVFLEDFDTFPKYFPAIDQQLDPDLYLETTQNKHFDMFDWLLLLDTNVWVLLGIIVAVIGFNLVSVLFILIIERTSMIGLLKAMGASNWQIKTIFVWQGLRIASAGLLWGNLLGIGLAAVQYFFRPVPLDRKHYFMDYVPIQWNWLAVVGVNVGALCIIFLLLWLAAGVIARIRPIKAIRFD, translated from the coding sequence GTGTTTCCTTCCATACGAACACTTCGCTGGGCAAGTTGGGTAGCTACACGCTTAAGGCAGCGTGCGGCAGACCGTCAAGCATTCAGTCGTACCGCCACGCGCATTGCTACCGCCACCTTAGCCACAGGCATTGCTATTGCCTTGCTTTCTTTCGCAGTATTGTTGGGATTCAAACTTCAAATACAACAAAAGCTGTTTGCTTTTCACGGGCATGCCCGCATCATCAAATTTAGCAATAATCGTTCATTCGAACCGCCGCCGCTCAACACACAACGCCCCTGTCTGGACAGCATACGCCACTTGCCCGGCATCCGCCACCTACAACACTACATAGAAAAGGCTGCCGTATTGCGCGCCAATGACGAAGTATTGGGGGTGGTGCTCAAAGGCATCGGGCAAGACTTCGATAGCACTTATTTCGCCCCGAACCTCGTTGTCGGAAGGCTCCCTACAAGGCATGGTCCCAAAGAAGCATTAGAAGTGGTAGTCAGTCAATACATAGCCAAGGCGCTGCGCGTGCAGATAGGCGACACTTTGTTGGTCGCCTTCATACAACAGCCGCCGCGATTTCGCAAGATGACCATCGTGGGCGTTTACGACACAGGGCTCACACTCTTTGACGAACATTTTCTGCTTGCCGACATACGACTCCTTCAAAAACTTAACGACTGGGACAAACATACTGTAACCGGTATAGAAGTATTTCTTGAAGATTTCGATACTTTCCCCAAGTATTTTCCTGCAATAGACCAGCAGCTTGACCCCGACCTTTATCTGGAAACCACCCAAAACAAGCACTTCGATATGTTCGATTGGCTACTGCTGCTCGATACCAACGTATGGGTATTGTTGGGCATCATCGTAGCGGTTATTGGTTTCAATCTTGTGTCGGTGCTTTTTATCTTGATTATCGAGCGCACCTCCATGATTGGACTGCTCAAAGCCATGGGGGCAAGCAACTGGCAAATAAAAACCATCTTTGTATGGCAAGGGCTGCGCATTGCCTCGGCAGGCTTGCTTTGGGGCAACCTGCTGGGCATTGGACTTGCCGCAGTGCAATACTTCTTCCGCCCCGTGCCCCTTGACCGCAAACACTACTTCATGGACTACGTGCCCATCCAGTGGAACTGGTTGGCTGTGGTGGGGGTCAATGTGGGGGCTTTGTGCATCATCTTCCTGCTGCTGTGGCTTGCTGCTGGGGTCATTGCCCGCATACGCCCTATCAAAGCCATCCGTTTCGATTAG
- a CDS encoding exo-beta-N-acetylmuramidase NamZ family protein, which yields MLPKIHIFPLSFKYLLVVSVCLTFCQGHSQRLDKGRNRSIEHSLQLGAERMNVYLPLLEGKRVGLVVNHTSRIGKTHLVDTLISRGVRIEKIFAPEHGFRGTADAGEHVQNERDKQTLIPIVSLYGKSKKPQATQLKDIDVLVFDMQDVGARFYTYISTMHYVMEACAENGKSIIVLDRPNPNGDYIDGPILDPGFRSFVGMHPIPVVHGLTVGELAKMIVGEKWINRADSCKLTVVEMENYKHSMRYEPPVRPSPNLPNYHAIRWYPTLCLFEGTVMSVGRGTDFPFQVVGYPHPAMGEFTFTPQPNEGAKHPLYEGKICYGVDLRQQPPPAGLAIEYVIDFYKRFPEKERFFNEYFDTLCGTDQLRKQIQAGMSAEAIRETWQKDLEKYKRLRAKYMLYE from the coding sequence ATGTTGCCAAAAATACACATCTTTCCTTTGTCGTTCAAATACCTGTTGGTCGTAAGCGTTTGTTTAACTTTTTGTCAGGGGCATAGTCAGCGCCTTGACAAGGGCAGGAACCGAAGCATAGAACACAGCTTACAGCTGGGCGCCGAACGCATGAACGTGTACCTGCCTCTGTTGGAAGGCAAGCGAGTGGGCTTGGTCGTCAACCATACTTCGAGGATAGGGAAAACCCATCTGGTGGATACCCTTATTAGCCGAGGAGTGCGTATAGAAAAAATATTTGCTCCAGAACATGGTTTCCGGGGCACTGCCGATGCTGGGGAGCATGTGCAAAACGAGCGCGACAAGCAGACACTTATCCCCATAGTTTCGCTCTATGGGAAAAGCAAGAAGCCGCAAGCCACACAACTGAAAGACATCGACGTGCTGGTGTTCGACATGCAGGATGTAGGCGCGCGTTTTTACACCTACATCAGCACCATGCATTATGTGATGGAAGCTTGTGCCGAAAATGGAAAATCCATCATTGTGTTGGACCGCCCCAACCCGAATGGCGATTACATCGACGGTCCTATTTTAGACCCCGGCTTTCGCTCTTTTGTAGGCATGCACCCTATTCCTGTGGTGCATGGCTTGACCGTGGGCGAGCTGGCAAAGATGATTGTAGGTGAAAAGTGGATAAACAGGGCTGACAGCTGCAAGCTCACGGTGGTAGAAATGGAAAACTACAAGCACAGTATGCGCTACGAGCCGCCGGTGCGCCCTTCACCCAATTTGCCAAACTATCATGCCATTCGGTGGTATCCTACGCTCTGCTTGTTTGAGGGCACTGTCATGAGCGTAGGGCGTGGCACCGACTTCCCTTTTCAAGTGGTCGGTTATCCGCATCCGGCTATGGGAGAATTCACCTTTACCCCGCAGCCTAATGAAGGCGCCAAGCATCCGCTCTATGAAGGCAAGATATGTTATGGTGTGGATTTGCGCCAGCAGCCACCACCTGCTGGGCTTGCCATCGAATATGTGATTGATTTTTACAAGCGTTTCCCTGAAAAAGAGCGTTTCTTCAATGAATACTTCGACACACTTTGTGGAACAGACCAGCTGCGCAAGCAGATTCAAGCTGGTATGAGTGCCGAAGCAATTAGAGAGACATGGCAAAAGGATTTAGAAAAGTACAAACGCCTACGTGCAAAATACATGCTCTATGAATAA
- a CDS encoding alpha/beta hydrolase-fold protein has product MNKVVFLLSCSILYIATASKRCDFVNTDKIMSSDSVEKHTLEIAGHKVDVWLPGQPPKGCILLLPGWNFSRTDWCARSSMCIQALERGFALVMPEMGKSVYAERLFPETRADWRQYPTRPWLRQQVIKEVSARFGLLEPGQNNFVVGLSTGARGAALLCLDMPDFWKGAALLSGDFDQTQMPSDNLMRGYYGSYKDFAERWKTVDNVIHRILEWRTPVYIGHGTEDKVVPPKQSKHLCEVLHKVYPQLKIVCHFPRAGHDYAYWGSEVKPILDFLESLL; this is encoded by the coding sequence ATGAATAAGGTTGTTTTTTTGCTTAGCTGTAGTATCTTGTATATTGCGACGGCATCGAAGCGTTGCGACTTTGTGAATACGGATAAAATCATGTCAAGCGATTCTGTCGAAAAACACACTTTGGAAATAGCCGGGCATAAAGTAGATGTGTGGTTGCCGGGGCAGCCACCCAAGGGATGTATTTTGCTGTTGCCCGGGTGGAACTTCTCACGTACTGACTGGTGTGCGCGTTCAAGCATGTGCATCCAAGCTTTAGAGCGAGGATTTGCCTTGGTGATGCCCGAAATGGGCAAGAGCGTCTATGCTGAACGTCTGTTCCCTGAAACACGCGCCGACTGGCGCCAATATCCTACACGCCCTTGGTTGCGACAGCAGGTCATAAAAGAAGTAAGTGCGCGTTTCGGCTTGTTGGAGCCGGGGCAAAACAATTTTGTTGTGGGGCTATCGACTGGGGCACGAGGGGCTGCTCTTTTGTGTTTGGATATGCCAGATTTCTGGAAAGGAGCTGCCTTGCTTTCAGGTGATTTTGACCAAACCCAAATGCCTTCCGATAACCTGATGCGCGGCTATTATGGCAGCTATAAGGATTTTGCCGAGCGTTGGAAAACGGTGGATAATGTGATACATCGTATTTTGGAGTGGCGTACTCCCGTGTACATAGGTCATGGCACAGAAGACAAAGTGGTGCCGCCTAAGCAGTCAAAACATCTGTGCGAGGTACTGCACAAGGTGTATCCGCAACTAAAGATAGTGTGCCATTTTCCACGTGCCGGACATGATTATGCTTACTGGGGCAGCGAGGTGAAGCCTATTTTGGATTTTCTGGAATCGCTGCTTTAA